The following coding sequences are from one Veillonella rodentium window:
- the ptsP gene encoding phosphoenolpyruvate--protein phosphotransferase — protein sequence MRIQGISGSRGVAVGNVYRYVQEEIVIPDYTVTDDKVDEEIGKFATAMAATLKQLDTIRQKALEDMGPDEAAIFEAHMQIAQDPSLSDGIKSLVESGHVNVVAATSQTIETFANIFLGMDDPYMRERGADIKDIGDRLMRNILGMNPRGLSHISGEVILVAHDLAPSDTASLDKNVVKGIVTAAGGPTSHAAIMARTLEIPAVMGVGDIESFTDGDKAVVLGTDGVVEINPSDADWIEYTNQAEAFQEELKRLRESANLEAMTTDGHHVELFGNIGKAKDAKHALTMGAQGIGLYRTEFLYMENDELPTEDAQFEEYKKVAQDMKGQPVIIRTMDIGGDKELKCLDLSSEMNPFLGYRAIRISLNRPDIFKVQLRALLRASAFGDIHIMYPMIASVEEVKQANAMLAECKAELTAEGIDFNDAIKVGIMIEVPAAAVISPILAKYVDFFSIGTNDLCQYTLAVDRMNEAIGGLYQPLHPGVLRLIKHVIDASHEQGKFTGMCGELAGDPVATMILLGLGLDEFSMTASSIPLIKKILRSVSKDDCKAVADKALTMDTAEEITNYAKAVLEEKGLL from the coding sequence ATGCGAATTCAAGGGATTTCTGGATCTCGTGGCGTTGCAGTAGGCAATGTATATAGATATGTGCAGGAGGAAATCGTCATCCCCGATTACACCGTAACGGACGATAAGGTGGATGAGGAAATCGGTAAATTTGCCACCGCTATGGCGGCGACCTTGAAACAACTGGATACGATTCGCCAAAAAGCGTTGGAGGATATGGGCCCCGACGAGGCGGCCATATTTGAGGCGCATATGCAAATCGCTCAGGATCCGTCATTGTCCGACGGCATCAAGTCCCTCGTTGAATCCGGTCATGTGAATGTGGTGGCGGCTACGTCGCAGACTATTGAAACCTTTGCGAATATCTTTCTCGGTATGGATGATCCGTACATGCGCGAGCGCGGCGCCGATATCAAGGATATCGGAGACCGTTTGATGCGTAACATTTTAGGCATGAATCCGCGCGGCTTGTCCCATATTTCCGGCGAAGTCATTTTGGTGGCTCACGATCTGGCGCCATCCGATACGGCGTCTCTTGATAAAAATGTGGTAAAAGGCATCGTGACGGCGGCCGGCGGTCCTACGTCCCATGCGGCTATCATGGCGCGGACTCTTGAAATTCCCGCTGTTATGGGGGTCGGTGATATTGAAAGCTTCACTGACGGCGATAAGGCTGTCGTGCTCGGTACGGACGGCGTCGTGGAAATCAATCCTTCCGATGCGGACTGGATCGAATATACAAACCAAGCCGAGGCATTTCAGGAGGAACTCAAACGATTGCGCGAGTCCGCCAATCTTGAAGCGATGACCACAGACGGTCATCATGTGGAACTGTTCGGCAATATCGGTAAGGCGAAGGATGCAAAGCACGCCCTTACGATGGGCGCACAGGGTATCGGCCTATATAGAACGGAATTCCTGTACATGGAAAACGATGAATTGCCGACAGAAGACGCGCAATTTGAAGAATATAAAAAAGTAGCTCAGGATATGAAGGGACAGCCTGTTATCATTCGCACCATGGATATCGGCGGCGACAAGGAATTGAAATGTCTGGACTTGTCGAGTGAAATGAATCCGTTCCTTGGATATCGGGCGATTCGCATTTCATTAAACCGTCCGGACATTTTTAAAGTGCAGTTGCGTGCGCTGTTGCGTGCTAGTGCCTTCGGAGATATTCACATTATGTATCCTATGATCGCTTCCGTGGAAGAGGTTAAACAGGCGAATGCGATGCTCGCCGAATGCAAAGCCGAGCTTACTGCTGAGGGCATCGATTTTAATGATGCTATCAAGGTGGGCATTATGATTGAAGTGCCGGCAGCGGCCGTTATTTCTCCGATTTTGGCAAAATATGTAGACTTCTTCAGCATCGGCACGAACGACCTTTGTCAATATACATTGGCGGTAGACCGGATGAACGAAGCCATCGGCGGTCTATATCAACCGTTGCATCCGGGCGTGTTGCGGCTCATCAAACACGTCATCGATGCAAGCCATGAACAGGGAAAATTCACGGGTATGTGCGGTGAACTTGCAGGTGATCCTGTGGCGACGATGATTCTGTTAGGCCTTGGTCTCGACGAATTCTCGATGACCGCATCCTCCATTCCGCTCATCAAAAAAATTCTGCGTTCCGTATCGAAAGATGATTGTAAAGCGGTGGCTGACAAGGCCCTCACCATGGATACGGCGGAAGAGATTACCAACTACGCTAAAGCCGTTCTTGAAGAAAAAGGTTTGTTG
- the dapF gene encoding diaminopimelate epimerase, producing the protein MRLTKMHGLGNDFILFADSKGASKDYTDLAIRLCDRRTGIGADGLTILVPSDTCDIRMRIINSDGSEAEMCGNAIRCFAKYAYEHGEITKDTFTIETLAGVMKPSLTIENSVVTQVTVDMGKPFFKAREIPMNVDMDKVIDVDLDVNGEAVTVSSVLLGVPHTEVFIDDITKAPVKTQGPILEKHDAFPANTNVNYVEVVNDHHIKVRTWERGAGATLACGTGSCASAVMACEKGLTGREVDVELYLGILHISYLEDGTVLMTGPAEEVFETELPIE; encoded by the coding sequence ATGAGATTAACGAAAATGCACGGCCTCGGCAATGATTTCATTCTATTTGCCGATTCAAAAGGGGCCTCAAAAGATTATACGGACCTCGCCATTCGCCTCTGCGATCGTCGCACCGGCATCGGCGCTGACGGTCTTACCATCCTCGTACCATCCGACACATGCGATATACGTATGCGCATCATCAACTCGGACGGCAGCGAAGCGGAAATGTGCGGCAATGCGATCCGTTGCTTCGCTAAATACGCCTATGAGCACGGAGAAATCACAAAGGATACTTTCACCATCGAAACATTGGCGGGTGTCATGAAACCATCCCTGACGATTGAAAACAGCGTGGTAACACAAGTCACCGTCGATATGGGCAAACCGTTTTTTAAGGCCCGGGAGATTCCGATGAATGTGGATATGGACAAGGTGATCGACGTAGACCTCGACGTAAACGGAGAAGCCGTAACGGTCAGCTCCGTGTTGCTCGGCGTGCCTCACACGGAGGTATTCATTGACGACATCACAAAGGCACCTGTTAAAACGCAAGGCCCTATCCTTGAAAAGCATGACGCCTTTCCGGCAAATACAAATGTAAACTATGTGGAGGTCGTAAATGACCACCACATCAAGGTTCGCACCTGGGAACGCGGAGCCGGCGCTACGCTCGCATGCGGTACCGGTTCCTGTGCCTCCGCCGTCATGGCCTGCGAAAAAGGCCTGACCGGTCGCGAAGTGGACGTGGAGTTATACTTAGGCATATTGCATATTTCATACTTGGAGGATGGCACGGTGCTCATGACGGGACCTGCCGAGGAAGTGTTCGAAACCGAACTTCCCATAGAATAA
- a CDS encoding Na+/H+ antiporter NhaC family protein yields MPRNIESLIGLLLSIIVIITAVANGIAIGYALLTVWCIMAYVFYRKGYEPKELLKLSWTGAKSSIGVIQIFLLIGWLIAMWQASGTIPMIIATCIDWINPYIFIACAFLIAAIVSMLLGTSLGTVGTIGIVLIAVARAGNIPESIVAGAIIAGAYVGDRNSPLSSSASLVAALTHTEVRTNIRKMFTDSIPALVISTLLYILLSQWFPLDTTDNYLSDTIPFIFNINWMLWIPVIIVMALLPLKVSIRWPIGLSALAAAILAYTSQGQSLSDLARFSLAGFELPGYNPLADIIHGGGLKTMFIPSLSIFMACAISNMLEGVGFWNEMRQLLDHANSRSSLFAANAGLAFLTGAIGCSQAIAIIMTHSIMRTTYAKQSIQADDVMLDFENSGILITALQPWNIAALVPVIMLNTSATGYIPFAFFLYLTPLIYWLRLCRHDRIKSI; encoded by the coding sequence ATGCCCCGAAACATAGAATCTCTCATCGGCTTATTGCTGTCCATCATCGTCATTATCACCGCCGTAGCTAACGGTATCGCTATCGGCTACGCCTTGCTCACGGTATGGTGTATCATGGCGTACGTATTCTACCGTAAGGGTTATGAGCCGAAAGAACTGCTCAAGTTATCCTGGACAGGTGCGAAGTCATCGATTGGTGTAATACAGATTTTTCTTCTCATCGGATGGCTCATCGCCATGTGGCAGGCATCGGGAACTATACCTATGATCATCGCCACCTGCATCGACTGGATTAACCCATATATCTTTATCGCCTGTGCCTTTCTCATCGCCGCCATCGTGAGCATGCTGCTCGGCACATCTCTCGGCACGGTAGGCACCATCGGAATCGTACTCATCGCCGTCGCACGGGCCGGAAATATACCGGAAAGCATCGTAGCTGGTGCTATCATTGCCGGAGCGTATGTGGGCGACCGCAACAGTCCCCTCTCATCCAGTGCATCCCTCGTGGCTGCCTTAACGCATACCGAGGTACGGACGAATATCCGAAAAATGTTTACGGACAGCATACCGGCGCTCGTCATTTCAACGCTTCTCTACATTTTGCTATCCCAATGGTTTCCGTTGGATACTACAGACAATTATCTGTCCGATACGATTCCTTTCATTTTCAATATCAATTGGATGTTATGGATTCCCGTCATCATCGTCATGGCATTATTGCCTCTGAAAGTATCCATCAGATGGCCCATCGGCCTCAGCGCATTGGCGGCCGCGATTCTAGCGTATACCAGTCAAGGCCAAAGCCTGTCTGACCTGGCCCGGTTCAGCCTGGCGGGCTTCGAGCTTCCCGGCTACAATCCTCTGGCAGATATCATTCACGGCGGCGGTCTCAAAACCATGTTCATTCCGTCTTTATCAATATTTATGGCCTGCGCCATTTCGAACATGCTGGAAGGCGTCGGCTTCTGGAACGAAATGAGACAGCTCTTAGACCATGCTAACTCGCGCAGCAGCTTATTTGCAGCCAATGCGGGACTCGCCTTTTTAACGGGCGCTATCGGCTGCAGCCAGGCCATCGCTATCATCATGACCCATTCCATTATGCGCACCACCTATGCGAAACAAAGCATTCAGGCGGACGACGTAATGCTGGACTTTGAAAACAGCGGCATCCTCATCACCGCCTTACAACCGTGGAATATCGCCGCTCTCGTACCTGTTATCATGTTGAATACCAGTGCAACCGGCTATATACCATTCGCCTTCTTCTTGTATCTGACGCCTCTCATCTACTGGTTGCGCCTGTGCCGACATGACAGGATAAAATCAATCTGA
- the pfkB gene encoding 1-phosphofructokinase, translated as MIYTITFNPALDYIVRLDHLKTGTINRTTQEYVLGGGKGINVSIVLNNLGMNTTALGFIAGFTGQEIVTQLNQFGVTENFIRLREGLTRINVKVKASDEETEINGRGPTIADDELQALYTQLDSLTAKDILILAGSIPSNLPSDMYERIMERLQHKHIRIIVDATKDLLTRVLPYKPFLIKPNNHELSEIFGRTLSSKDDLVSTAKELQAKGAQHVLISMAGDGAILVAADGTVYTSKAPQGTLVNSVGAGDSMVAGFITGYEKTGSLQEALCWGIASGSASAYSENLATLDEVEALLSQVQP; from the coding sequence ATGATCTACACTATCACCTTTAATCCGGCCCTCGACTACATCGTACGCCTGGACCATCTCAAAACGGGCACGATCAATCGCACCACGCAGGAATATGTCCTCGGTGGCGGTAAAGGCATCAATGTTTCCATTGTGCTCAACAATCTCGGCATGAATACGACAGCACTCGGTTTCATCGCGGGCTTCACCGGTCAGGAAATCGTGACCCAGCTGAATCAATTCGGCGTAACGGAAAACTTTATCCGTCTCCGGGAAGGTTTAACACGCATCAATGTGAAAGTAAAAGCATCCGACGAGGAAACGGAAATCAACGGTCGCGGTCCGACCATCGCCGACGATGAATTACAGGCACTGTACACACAGTTGGATTCACTGACTGCCAAGGATATTCTGATCCTTGCGGGCAGCATTCCTTCAAACCTGCCGAGCGATATGTACGAACGCATCATGGAGCGTTTACAGCACAAACACATCCGCATCATCGTCGATGCCACAAAGGATCTTCTGACGCGTGTATTACCGTATAAACCGTTCTTAATCAAGCCCAATAATCACGAGCTGAGCGAAATCTTCGGTCGCACCTTATCTTCAAAGGATGACCTGGTATCGACCGCAAAAGAATTACAGGCAAAAGGTGCTCAACACGTCCTGATCTCCATGGCCGGCGACGGCGCTATCTTAGTAGCTGCAGACGGTACAGTCTACACGAGCAAAGCCCCTCAGGGAACCCTCGTAAATTCCGTAGGAGCCGGAGACTCCATGGTGGCCGGATTTATTACGGGCTACGAGAAAACAGGTAGCCTTCAAGAGGCCCTCTGCTGGGGCATCGCCAGCGGGTCCGCTTCGGCCTATTCGGAAAACCTCGCCACATTGGACGAGGTGGAAGCACTACTTTCACAAGTACAACCCTAA
- a CDS encoding PTS fructose transporter subunit IIABC — translation MQITDLLKPESVLLNAEPVTKADAIYMLGELMDKGGHLIDKAEYLAAVFAREESGSTGLGDGIATPHAKSTGVREAGLAAMVVPNGVDFEALDGQPSRLFFMIAAPEGAADTHVEVLSQLATMVIDPDFKEALIAAPTVERFLELITAKEQGHFDPSVAGCIKSATTAESTLSVAQSDNAATDTTAFATETATATNPYYDVLAVTGCPTGIAHTYMAAESLDRKAKEMGISLKVEKNGASGVKDALTAEEIAHAKCIIIASDRQVEMARFNGKPMIQTKVANGINKAEELLTEAMSGTAPVYHASNAEQQDSEVTGDASDSIGRQIYKHLMNGVSHMLPFVIGGGILIALAFLFDTLDPANPKNFGSGTPLAAFLMQIGGASFGFMLPVLAGYIAMSIADRPGLVAGFVGGLLANQGGSGFLGALIAGFAAGYLVLLVKKLVSGLPEALEGTKPVLFYPVLGVLFIGLAITFIINPPVSALNHWLMDSLQSMGTTSRVLLGLIFGAMMSVDMGGPVNKAAYVIGTGALATGEYGIMAAVMAGGMVPPLAIALCTTFFPSRFTEAERKSGLTNYIMGLSFITEGAIPFAAADPIRVLPACIIGAGTAGALSMLFECTLRAPHGGIFVVPTIGNPLLYLASIAIGSVIACIILGLVKPSLKK, via the coding sequence ATGCAAATCACCGATTTATTAAAACCGGAATCCGTCCTCTTAAACGCGGAGCCGGTAACAAAGGCAGATGCCATTTACATGTTAGGGGAACTGATGGATAAGGGCGGCCATCTCATCGACAAAGCAGAGTATCTGGCGGCCGTTTTCGCCCGTGAAGAATCCGGTTCCACCGGTCTCGGCGACGGTATCGCCACACCTCACGCCAAATCCACAGGCGTTCGCGAAGCAGGCCTTGCGGCTATGGTCGTGCCGAACGGCGTCGATTTCGAGGCCTTAGACGGTCAACCGTCCCGCTTATTCTTCATGATTGCCGCTCCGGAAGGAGCTGCAGATACGCATGTAGAGGTTTTAAGTCAACTCGCGACGATGGTTATCGATCCGGATTTCAAGGAGGCCCTCATCGCCGCCCCTACGGTAGAGCGGTTCCTGGAACTCATCACGGCTAAGGAGCAAGGCCACTTTGATCCGTCCGTAGCGGGATGTATCAAATCCGCTACGACCGCTGAAAGCACATTAAGTGTTGCGCAATCCGACAATGCCGCAACCGATACAACGGCTTTCGCAACAGAAACAGCGACTGCAACCAATCCGTATTATGATGTATTAGCCGTTACAGGCTGTCCTACGGGCATCGCCCACACCTACATGGCGGCGGAATCATTAGACCGCAAAGCCAAGGAGATGGGCATCTCCCTAAAGGTTGAAAAGAACGGTGCATCCGGCGTAAAAGACGCGCTCACAGCGGAGGAAATCGCACACGCAAAATGCATCATCATCGCATCTGACCGCCAAGTCGAAATGGCTCGCTTCAACGGTAAGCCGATGATTCAGACAAAGGTTGCCAACGGCATCAACAAGGCTGAGGAATTATTAACGGAAGCCATGTCTGGTACAGCACCTGTATACCACGCCTCCAACGCCGAGCAACAAGACTCGGAAGTGACCGGAGATGCTTCGGACAGCATCGGTCGTCAAATTTACAAACATCTGATGAACGGCGTATCCCATATGTTACCATTCGTTATCGGCGGCGGTATCTTAATCGCATTGGCATTCCTCTTTGATACACTCGATCCGGCAAATCCTAAAAACTTCGGTTCCGGTACGCCGCTTGCAGCATTTCTGATGCAAATCGGCGGCGCCTCCTTCGGATTCATGTTGCCGGTTCTCGCCGGCTATATCGCCATGAGTATCGCAGACCGTCCCGGTCTCGTAGCAGGCTTTGTAGGCGGTTTATTAGCAAACCAGGGCGGCTCCGGCTTTCTCGGCGCCTTAATTGCCGGCTTTGCAGCGGGCTATTTAGTCTTATTGGTTAAAAAACTCGTATCCGGCCTGCCGGAAGCATTGGAGGGCACGAAGCCCGTTCTCTTCTATCCGGTACTAGGCGTATTATTCATAGGCCTTGCTATTACCTTTATCATCAATCCGCCGGTATCCGCACTTAACCACTGGTTGATGGATTCCCTGCAATCCATGGGCACCACAAGCCGTGTATTGTTGGGTCTTATCTTCGGCGCTATGATGTCCGTTGATATGGGCGGTCCTGTAAACAAAGCAGCTTACGTTATCGGTACCGGCGCTTTAGCAACCGGTGAATACGGTATCATGGCGGCGGTTATGGCAGGCGGCATGGTGCCACCATTGGCGATTGCCCTTTGCACGACCTTCTTCCCTAGCCGTTTTACCGAAGCGGAACGCAAATCCGGTTTGACCAACTACATCATGGGCCTCTCCTTCATCACCGAAGGTGCCATCCCGTTTGCAGCGGCCGATCCGATTCGCGTATTGCCGGCCTGCATCATCGGTGCCGGTACAGCAGGCGCATTATCTATGTTATTTGAATGCACCCTACGCGCTCCTCACGGCGGGATTTTCGTGGTGCCGACCATCGGCAATCCGCTACTTTATCTCGCATCCATCGCCATCGGTTCCGTTATTGCATGTATCATCTTAGGCCTGGTAAAACCGAGCTTGAAAAAATAA